One window of Chionomys nivalis chromosome 18, mChiNiv1.1, whole genome shotgun sequence genomic DNA carries:
- the Znf687 gene encoding zinc finger protein 687 — protein MGDMKTPDFDDLLAAFDIPDIDANEAIHSGPEENEGPGGQGKPEPSVGGDSEERVVAAATVDDPKSLAEASDHGLPQPPDTSTVSVIVKNTVCPEQAETLPGTSEETKAGDVTKEGPVGSCLMQNGFGGPEPSLSETPHSPAATNGNAWKEKAMEGKTPLDLFAHFGSEPGDHPDPRPPESSPPRDGDMIPPPFSTPFVLAPENGSALLPPSSLLPEGALKQESCSPHHSQGQTTTRSSGSSPEAAGIPASASPPQVAGMSFKQSPGHQSPPASPERASSCKPLKEEDEGTVEKSPPRSPQSPSSGAEAADEDSNDSPTSSSSSRPLKVRIKTIKTSCGNITRTVTRVPSEPEPPTPLTEGAFLAEASFLKLSPVTPAPEGPKVVSVQLGDGTRLKGTVLPVATIQNASTAMLMAASVARKAVVLPGGNATSPKTMTKSVLGLVPQTLPKAEVRTGLGLGGQKVNGASVVMVQPSKSATGPSIAGGSVISRTQSSLVEAFNKILNSKNLLPAYRPNLSPPAEAGLALPPTGYRCLECGDAFSLEKSLARHYDRRSMRIEVTCNHCARRLVFFNKCSLLLHAREHKDKGLVMQCSHLVMRPVALDQMVGQPDITPLLPVAVPPIPGPLALPVLGKGEGAVTSSTITTVATEAPVLPLPTEAPTPPAASVYTCFRCLECKEQCRDKAGMAAHFQQLGPPALGSASNVCPSCPMMLPNRCSYSAHQRTHKNRPPHVCPECGGNFLQANFQTHLREACLHFSRRVGYRCPSCAVVFGGVNSIKSHIQASHCEVFHKCPICPMAFKSAPSAHAHLYSQHPSFLTQQAKLIYKCAMCDTVFTHKPLLSSHFDQHLLPQRVSVFKCPSCPLLFAQKRTMLEHLKNTHQSGCLGEEAVGKGAGDALLTPKTEPEELAVSRAEAAPATEESSSSEEELPSSPEPPRPTKRPRRDLGSKGIKGGGGGPGGWTCGLCHSWFPERDEYVTHMKKEHGKSVKKFPCRLCERSFCSAPSLRRHVRVNHEGIKRVYPCRYCTEGKRTFSSRLILEKHVQVRHGLPLGTQSPPNRGGTLVRGSGGRAQGPGRKRRQSSDSCSEEPDSTTPPAKSLRGGPGSGGHGPLRYRSSGSAEQSVMVGLRVDGGTQQCLDCGLCFASPGSLSRHRFISHKKRRAGGKASALGVGDGEEEAPPLRSDPEGGDSPLPASGGPLTCKVCGKSCDSPLNLKTHFRTHGMAFIRARQGGSGDN, from the exons ATGGGGGACATGAAGACACCTGATTTTGATGACCTCCTTGCTGCTTTTGACATCCCTGATATTGATGCAAATGAAGCCATTCACTCTGGGCCAGAAGAAAACGAGGGACCAGGAGGCCAAGGGAAGCCAGAACCTAGTGTAGGAGGTGATTCTGAAGAGAGAGTGGTGGCGGCAGCTACTGTGGATGACCCTAAGAGTCTAGCTGAGGCCTCTGACCATGGCCTTCCACAGCCACCAGATACCTCCACTGTCAGTGTCATTGTCAAAAACACAGTGTGTCCAGAGCAGGCTGAGACCCTGCCTGGGACTTCAGAAGAGACCAAGGCTGGGGATGTAACTAAGGAAGGACCTGTGGGGTCTTGTCTGATGCAGAATGGATTTGGGGGTCCTGAGCCATCCCTCTCAGAAACCCCCCATTCTCCAGCTGCTACCAATGGGAATGCCTGGAAAGAAAAAGCTATGGAAGGCAAAACACCCCTGGACCTCTTTGCTCATTTTGGGTCTGAACCAGGGGACCACCCAGATCCCCGACCTCCTGAATCTTCCCCACCTCGGGATGGTGACATgatcccacctcctttctccactCCTTTTGTGCTGGCCCCAGAAAATGGCTCAGCGCTGCTGCCTCCTAGTTCTCTCCTGCCAGAAGGGGCCTTGAAACAGGAAAGCTGCAGTCCCCACCATTCCCAGGGCCAAACTACTACAAGAAGCTCAGGTTCCAGCCCTGAGGCAGCAGGCATCCCTGCCAGTGCCTCACCTCCACAGGTGGCTGGAATGTCCTTCAAGCAGTCTCCAGGACACCAGAGCCCTCCTGCTTCCCCTGAAAGGGCGTCTAGCTGTAAACCTctgaaggaagaagatgagggAACAGTGGAAAAGTCTCCTCCAAGAAGTCCCCAGAGCCCCTCTAGTGGAGCTGAGGCTGCAGACGAGGACAGCAATGATTCCCCTACCTCTTCCAGCTCTTCTAGACCCCTCAAGGTGCGGATCAAGACTATTAAAACATCCTGTGGGAATATCACAAGAACTGTAACCCGGGTTCCCTCAGAACCTGAACCCCCTACCCCTTTGACTGAGGGAGCTTTCCTGGCTGAGGCTAGCTTCCTGAAACtgtctcctgtaactccagcccctgAGGGTCCAAAGGTGGTGAGTGTCCAACTGGGTGACGGCACGAGGCTGAAAGGCACAGTGCTGCCTGTGGCTACCATCCAGAATGCTAGCACTGCCATGTTAATGGCAGCTAGTGTTGCCCGCAAAGCTGTGGTTCTGCCAGGGGGGAATGCCACCAGCCCTAAGACTATGACTAAGAGTGTGTTAGGGCTGGTACCCCAAACTCTGCCCAAGGCTGAGGTGCGGACAGGGCTAGGCCTTGGGGGACAGAAGGTGAATGGTGCCTCAGTGGTGATGGTACAGCCTTCTAAGTCTGCTACGGGGCCAAGCATAGCAGGTGGCTCAGTGATCTCTCGGACCCAGTCCAGCCTGGTAGAGGCCTTCAACAAGATCCTCAACAGCAAGAATCTCCTGCCTGCTTATAGACCGAACCTGAGTCCTCCAGCTGAGGCTGGGCTGGCCCTGCCTCCAACAGGCTACCGCTGCCTTGAGTGTGGGGATGCCTTCTCGCTGGAGAAGAGCCTGGCACGGCACTATGATCGCAGAAGCATGCGTATAGAGGTCACCTGTAACCACTGTGCCCGTCGCCTTGTCTTCTTCAACAAGTGTAGCCTACTCCTGCATGCCCGTGAACACAAGGACAAGGGGCTGGTCATGCAGTGCTCACATTTGGTCATGAGGCCTGTAGCCCTTGACCAGATGGTGGGCCAGCCAGACATCACACCCTTGCTGCCTGTGGCTGTCCCACCTATTCCTGGACCTCTGGCCTTGCCTGTTTTGGGCAAGGGGGAGGGGGCTGTCACCTCCTCAACCATTACTACAGTTGCCACTGAAGCCCCTGTGCTCCCACTCCCGACAGAAGCCCCTACTCCCCCTGCTGCCTCTGTTTACACGTGCTTTCGCTGTCTGGAGTGCAAGGAGCAGTGCCGGGACAAGGCTGGCATGGCAGCCCACTTCCAGCAGCTGGGCCCTCCCGCACTTGGGTCTGCCAGCAAT GTGTGCCCATCCTGCCCCATGATGCTCCCCAATCGTTGCAGCTACAGTGCTCACCAGCGCACACATAAGAATCGCCCCCCGCACGTCTGTCCTGAGTGTGGGGGCAACTTTCTTCAAGCCAATTTTCAGACCCATCTTCGAGAGGCCTGCCTGCATTTCTCTCGCCGTGTAGGATACAG GTGCCCCAGCTGTGCAGTGGTGTTTGGGGGTGTGAACTCCATCAAGTCCCACATACAGGCATCACACTGCGAAGTTTTCCACAAGTGCCCCATCTGCCCCATGGCCTTCAAGTCTGCACCCAGCGCCCATGCCCACCTCTACTCTCAGCATCCCAGCTTCCTCACCCAGCAAGCCAA GCTCATCTATAAGTGTGCCATGTGTGACACAGTCTTCACTCACAAAccgcttctctcctcccactttgaCCAGCACTTGTTGCCCCAGCGTGTCAGTGTCTTTAAGTGTCCATCTTGTCCTCTGCTTTTTGCCCAAAAAAGGACCATGCTGGAACATCTCAAG AATACTCATCAGTCTGGATGCTTGGGGGAGGAGGCAGttgggaaaggggctggagatgccCTTCTGACCCCCAAGACTGAGCCTGAGGAGCTGGCTGTGTCTCGGGCAGAGGCAGCCCCTGCTACTGAGGAATCCTCATCTTCTGAAGAGGAACTGCCCAGCTCCCCTGAGCCTCCTCGCCCAACCAAACGACCCCGTCGGGACCTGGGAAGCAAAGGCATCAAAGGTGGGGGTGGTGGGCCTGGGGGCTGGACCTGTGGCCTTTGTCATTCCTGGTTTCCCGAGCGTGATGAGTATGTGACTCACATGAAGAAGGAACATGGCAAG TCAGTGAAAAAGTTCCCCTGTCGTCTGTGCGAGCGCTCTTTCTGCTCTGCCCCCAGCCTGAGGCGCCATGTCAGGGTCAATCATGAGGGAATCAAGAGAGTTTACCCATGCAG GTACTGCACAGAGGGAAAGCGTACCTTCAGTAGTCGTCTGATCCTGGAGAAGCATGTCCAAGTCCGACATGGCTTGCCCCTTGGGACCCAGTCTCCTCCTAACAGAGGAGGCACCCTGGTGCGAGGCTCTGGTGGCAGAGCTCAG GGCCCTGGACGGAAACGCCGCCAGTCTTCTGACTCATGCAGTGAGGAACCTGACAGTACAACGCCACCAGCCAAGTCCCTGCGGGGTGGCCCTGGGTCAGGAGGCCATGGGCCTCTGCGCTATAGGAGCAGTGGCTCAGCGGAACAGAGTGTTATGGTGGGGCTGAGGGTGGATGGTGGCACACAGCAGTGCCTTGACTGTGGCTTATGCTTTGCTTCCCCAGGCTCCTTGAGCCGCCACCGATTCATTAGCCACAAGAAGAGACGGGCTGGGGGTAAAGCCAGTGCCCTGGGGgtaggggatggggaagaagaggCTCCGCCATTACGCTCTGACCCAGAGGGTGGAGATTCACCTTTGCCTGCTTCTGGAGGCCCTCTGACTTGTAAGGTCTGTGGCAAGAGCTGTGATAGCCCTCTGAATCTCAAGACCCATTTCCGCACTCATGGCATGGCATTCATCAGGGCCCGGCAGGGGGGCAGTGGGGACAACTAG
- the LOC130889962 gene encoding lysosomal enzyme trafficking factor-like, with amino-acid sequence MTNFRQRMGWTGVGLYLLASAEAFSYVCGINETYSRLALEHIQQHPEEPREGTTWTHSLKARLLSLPFWLWTVIFLIPYLQMFLFLYSCTGADPQTVGYCIVPEGLAVLCDRHQAFVKASNKISRLQLIDTYSRHRLLLITRLQFPHNLRKLWWNRDLKNVIRGLLYLNNNDFLSPRNY; translated from the coding sequence ATGACAAACTTCCGTCAGCGGATGGGATGGACTGGAGTGGGGCTGTATTTGCTGGCAAGTGCAGAAGCGTTTTCCTATGTTTGTGGAATCAATGAGACTTACAGCAGGTTGGCTTTGGAGCACATTCAGCAGCACCCCGAGGAGCCTCGGGAAGGAACCACATGGACACACTCCTTGAAAGCTCGGTTACTCTCCCTGCCCTTTTGGTTGTGGACAGTTATTTTTCTGATACCATACTTAcagatgtttttgtttctttattcttgtaCAGGAGCTGATCCCCAAACAGTGGGCTACTGTATCGTACCCGAAGGCTTGGCAGTTCTCTGCGATCGCCACCAGGCGTTCGTCAAGGCTTCTAATAAGATCAGCAGGCTACAACTGATTGACACCTACAGCAGACACCGACTCCTCCTGATCACAAGGCTGCAGTTTCCTCACAATCTCAGGAAGTTGTGGTGGAACAGAGACTTAAAAAATGTGATCAGAGGACTACTTTATCTGAATAATAATGACTTTTTAAGCCCAAGAAACTACTAA